A stretch of Ipomoea triloba cultivar NCNSP0323 chromosome 13, ASM357664v1 DNA encodes these proteins:
- the LOC116002608 gene encoding protein PHR1-LIKE 2, protein MYSAVPLRGLGLDAGDYNHHHHHHNHQGALSLDGTNLPGDACLVLTADPKPRLRWTAELHERFVDAVTQLGGPDKATPKSIMRTMGVKGLTLYHLKSHLQKYRLGKQSSKEGTDNSKDASCVAESQDIGSPTSGSSRMIAQELNDGYQVTEALRAQMEVQRKLHEQLEVQRRLQLRIEAQSKYLQSILEKACKTLNHQAVAADGLEAAREELSELSIKVANDPPHTIFPLPSLPDIAVDCLTPNGTPASTMSMSSLAALKKRPRGFTNEESLPLDSNTKQQVEWTLANAG, encoded by the exons ATGTACTCGGCGGTGCCTCTCCGGGGTCTGGGCCTAGACGCCGGCGACTataaccaccaccaccaccaccacaaccaccaggGAGCTCTGTCCTTGGACGGAACCAACCTTCCCGGAGATGCTTGTCTTGTTCTCACCGCCGATCCCAAGCCTCGCCTCCGCTGGACCGCCGAGCTCCACGAGCGCTTCGTCGACGCCGTCACCCAGCTCGGCGGCCCCGACA AAGCAACGCCAAAATCAATTATGAGGACAATGGGGGTGAAAGGCCTGACCTTATATCATTTAAAGTCTCACCTTCAG AAATACCGTCTCGGGAAGCAATCATCCAAGGAGGGAACTGACAACTCTAAAGATG CATCATGTGTAGCGGAGAGTCAGGACATTGGTTCCCCTACATCGGGCTCGTCTAGAATGATTGCCCAGGAACTAAACGA TGGCTACCAGGTTACTGAGGCTTTGCGAGCACAGATGGAAGTCCAACGAAAATTGCACGAGCAGCTAGAG GTTCAACGTCGTCTCCAGCTTCGTATAGAAGCACAAAGCAAATATTTGCAATCGATTCTCGAGAAAGCTTGCAAAACGCTTAACCACCAGGCTGTTGCAGCTGATGGATTAGAAGCTGCCCGGGAAGAGCTCTCCGAGCTGTCAATAAAGGTAGCTAATGATCCTCCTCACACAATCTTTCCCCTCCCTTCATTACCCGACATTGCTGTAGATTGCTTGACGCCGAATGGAACTCCCGCTTCTACAATGAGCATGAGTTCGCTAGCTGCACTGAAGAAGAGACCTCGGGGATTTACTAACGAGGAGTCTTTGCCTCTGGACAGCAACACGAAGCAGCAGGTGGAATGGACGCTGGCTAATGCCGGGTAA
- the LOC116002022 gene encoding receptor like protein kinase S.2 encodes MHIKRLCFVFPDDDETAPTEPVPAPAPASRRRCGGHVLEFVKESLHRFLDSGWVSFCSPEVAGGGKKQFSGQFHDTEGVQMGENNKVGSDNPRIFSYSELFVGSNGFSESEILGSGGFGKVFRAVLPSDGTVVAVKCLAEKGERFEKTFAAELVAVAHLRHRNLVRLRGWCVHDNQLFLVYDYMPNRSLDRVLFKKSEKLGLDWERRKKIVHGLAAALFYLHEQLETQIIHRDVKTSNVMLDSGFNARLGDFGLARWLEHDLVYQTRTPSMKNHQFRLAETTKIGGTIGYLPPESLQKRGVATAKSDVFSFGIVVLEVASGRRAVDLTCPDDQTILLDWMRRLSDEGMVLQGGDSRLKDGSYKLAEMERLIHIGLLCTLHEPHCRPNMKWVVEALYGEIYGKLPELPSFRSHPLYISLSSSSNSATSHTMSTRTTLSTSSTTIVPFNNSENFVTASGETVFVSAESSNSSVSSSLSGNHYSSAGLQPSGFPVVDTPREFTFKEIVAATKNFSDSRRVAEVDFGTAYRGFLDSYQQILVKRLGMKTCPALRVRFCNELQNLGRLRHRNLVQLRGWCTEQGEMLVVYDYSANHLLSHLLFHHRPSERHTALKWRHRYNIVKSLASAIRYLHEEWDEQVIHRCITSSAVILDPDMNPRLGSFALAEFLARNESGHHVVVDKNKSVRGIFGYMSPEYMESGDATPMADVYSFGVVLLEVVSGQMAVDFRRPEVLLVHRLHEFELRKRPYEELADRRLDGEINKRELIRMVRLGMACTRSDPAQRPSMRQIVSILDGRDQWFMENGLRKEKKEDWRKRNACSLSHVRRIQALGIH; translated from the coding sequence ATGCACATCAAACGCCTCTGTTTCGTCTTCCCGGATGACGATGAAACCGCTCCGACGGAGCCGGTGCCGGCGCCGGCGCCAGCGAGTCGCCGGCGATGCGGGGGACATGTTCTTGAATTTGTCAAGGAATCTCTGCACAGGTTCTTGGATTCTGGGTGGGTTAGCTTTTGCAGCCCGGAGGTCGCCGGCGGCGGGAAAAAGCAGTTTTCCGGGCAGTTTCACGATACGGAGGGGGTTCAGATGGGGGAGAATAATAAAGTGGGGAGTGATAATCCGAGGATTTTCAGCTACTCCGAGCTTTTTGTCGGGTCTAATGGTTTTAGCGAAAGTGAAATTTTGGGCAGCGGCGGATTCGGGAAGGTTTTCCGGGCGGTTTTGCCTAGTGATGGCACGGTGGTGGCGGTTAAGTGCCTGGCGGAGAAAGGGGAGCGGTTTGAGAAAACTTTCGCGGCGGAGCTGGTCGCCGTGGCTCATCTCCGTCACCGGAATCTTGTCCGGCTCCGGGGATGGTGCGTTCACGACAATCAGCTTTTCCTAGTATATGACTACATGCCTAATCGGAGCCTGGACAGAGTTTTGTTCAAAAAATCAGAGAAATTAGGGCTTGATTgggagaggaggaagaagattgTTCATGGCTTAGCTGCAGCACTGTTCTATCTCCATGAACAGTTAGAGACTCAGATAATTCATAGAGATGTTAAAACGAGCAATGTAATGCTAGATTCGGGTTTCAATGCCCGGCTAGGCGATTTCGGGCTAGCCAGGTGGCTAGAACATGACCTAGTGTACCAGACCAGAACCCCGTCGATGAAGAATCATCAGTTTAGACTTGCAGAAACCACGAAAATCGGGGGGACAATTGGGTACTTGCCCCCCGAAAGCCTCCAGAAACGGGGGGTTGCTACCGCGAAATCTGATGTTTTCAGCTTCGGGATTGTGGTTCTCGAGGTGGCCTCGGGGAGGCGGGCCGTGGACCTGACGTGCCCGGATGATCAGACCATTTTGCTGGATTGGATGAGGCGGCTTTCGGATGAAGGAATGGTTTTGCAAGGTGGGGATAGTAGGCTTAAGGATGGTTCTTATAAGCTTGCAGAAATGGAGAGATTGATCCACATTGGTCTGCTTTGTACTCTCCATGAGCCTCATTGTAGGCCTAACATGAAATGGGTTGTCGAGGCGCTTTACGGGGAAATCTATGGCAAATTGCCCGAGCTTCCCTCGTTTAGATCGCACCCGCTTTACATTTCCCTCTCATCATCCTCCAACAGTGCCACTAGCCACACCATGTCCACAAGAACAACTCTCAGCACCTCGAGCACAACGATTGTGCCTTTCAATAACTCGGAGAACTTTGTCACGGCTTCTGGTGAAACCGTGTTCGTGTCTGCTGAGTCTAGTAATTCCAGCGTCTCGAGCAGTTTGTCCGGGAATCATTACAGCAGTGCTGGGCTGCAGCCTAGCGGTTTCCCAGTCGTTGATACCCCAAGAGAGTTTACCTTCAAGGAGATCGTGGCAGCAACGAAGAATTTCTCTGATTCGCGGAGGGTTGCAGAGGTTGATTTCGGGACAGCTTATCGGGGCTTCCTTGATAGCTATCAGCAAATCCTGGTTAAGAGATTGGGGATGAAGACTTGCCCTGCTTTAAGGGTGAGGTTCTGTAATGAGCTTCAGAATTTAGGAAGGCTGAGACATCGAAACCTAGTACAGCTCCGAGGATGGTGCACCGAGCAAGGCGAAATGCTTGTCGTGTATGACTATTCCGCAAACCATCTCCTGAGTCACCTCCTTTTCCATCACAGGCCTTCGGAGAGGCACACGGCCTTGAAATGGCGCCATAGGTACAATATAGTCAAGTCGTTGGCTTCCGCCATTCGTTATCTCCACGAGGAATGGGACGAGCAGGTCATCCACAGGTGCATCACGTCCTCCGCTGTCATTCTCGATCCCGACATGAACCCGAGGCTCGGTTCCTTCGCCCTAGCTGAATTCTTGGCCAGGAACGAGAGTGGTCACCACGTCGTCGTTGACAAGAACAAGTCGGTCAGAGGGATTTTTGGCTACATGTCTCCCGAGTATATGGAATCCGGGGACGCGACCCCAATGGCTGACGTTTACAGCTTCGGGGTAGTGCTGCTGGAGGTCGTCAGTGGACAGATGGCAGTCGATTTTCGCAGGCCCGAAGTCCTCCTGGTTCACAGACTACACGAATTCGAGCTGAGGAAACGACCCTACGAGGAGCTAGCAGACCGGAGGCTGGATGGCGAGATTAACAAGCGAGAGCTGATCCGAATGGTCAGATTAGGAATGGCGTGCACTCGGTCTGATCCAGCACAGCGCCCGAGCATGAGGCAGATCGTGAGCATCCTAGACGGGCGCGATCAATGGTTTATGGAGAATGGACTAAGGAAGGAGAAAAAGGAAGATTGGAGGAAGAGAAATGCTTGTTCTCTGTCACATGTTAGAAGAATTCAAGCCCTTGGCATACACTGA
- the LOC116002023 gene encoding probable calcium-binding protein CML22, whose translation MKGSVGLSRPCLSLKLVSDKVGSLLCCHSSPNKYSRLDSKLETKVLEVKRNAPATLSIRSINALILKFPHFREGLKEIRSVFEQYDEDSNGAIDREELKKCLQKLQFHVGEEEIDELFRSCDVDDNKKIQFNEFIVLLCLIYLLMDAPSSDSTSKIGSPVVESTFNTIVEAFLFLDKNGDGKLHKKDVVKAFNDAFPLEKSPSHVTRTRFKEMDWDRSGKISFRKFLFAFLDWVGIDGDDDEDHMAET comes from the exons ATGAAAGGCTCAGTGG GTTTATCTCGGCCATGCCTGAGTCTCAAATTGGTCTCTGACAAAGTTGGGAGCTTACTGTGCTGCCATAGTTCACCAAACAAGTACAGCAGATTAGATTCTAAGCTCGAAACGAAAGTGCTGGAGGTTAAGAGAAACGCACCCGCAACTCTCAGTATCAGGTCAATCAATGCTCTAATCTTAAAATTTCCTCACTTCAGAGAGGGGTTGAAGGAGATTAGAAGCGTGTTCGAGCAGTATG ATGAAGACTCGAATGGAGCTATTGACCGGGAGGAACTGAAGAAATGTTTGCAGAAGCTGCAGTTTCATGTTGGAGAAGAGGAAATCGATGAACTTTTTCGCTCTTGTGATGTGGATGATAACAAAAAGATTCAATTCAACGAGTTCATAGTTCTTCTATGTCTGATTTATCTTCTAATGGATGCGCCTTCCTCTGATTCT ACATCAAAGATTGGGTCTCCAGTCGTCGAGTCCACCTTCAACACAATAGTCGAAGCATTCTTGTTTCTCGACAAAAATGGCGATGGAAAGCTGCACAAGAAGGATGTGGTGAAGGCCTTCAACGACGCTTTCCCTTTGGAGAAATCGCCGTCTCATGTTACCAGGACACGATTTA AAGAAATGGACTGGGACAGGAGTGGCAAAATCAGCTTCAGAAAATTCCTGTTCGCGTTTCTTGATTGGGTTGGCATTGATGGTGATGACGACGAGGACCATATGGCAGAAACCTAG